A region of Piscinibacter gummiphilus DNA encodes the following proteins:
- a CDS encoding lipopolysaccharide biosynthesis protein, whose protein sequence is MPLPSAFANVAAKARKIGKAFASNAAGTVLGQLVQLVAIPLQLHHLGAAQFGLLVLFNSLVAAGSLTDGGIGPTVLRFVARAHHLPRALEHVVASSFTVILMISVAVAALAVGGTWAWVEWHGTGPVAGTVDPLLLSALLAAAVASSMISWLGLNTLRGLRHYGVFAMCESIQRVVLPLVCTGIAIVTHDVGAVLIALCAWTAVSAVVTLAIAVRRARIRLHVTTNLRYFRRHMFAFSRWVWAQSIFSYAGTQADRLIVAGAMSLSALGIYAVALSAANALSAALTAGAAFLMPEAASRLSDRAWLAKAFMRYTLLFSAVSAGIVVAFTPVAHLALDLWVGAPVAVQVLPILLPLLWTISNAVASTPSGHILNAMGHSKYVAVTAAGANTFVLAAMLAGGTLYGLWGVVGAKLCAMPIGFAIRAYTARRIFGLPHPVLVALKMVWPTLLGALVILPLSWQLLIGH, encoded by the coding sequence GTGCCCCTTCCCTCCGCGTTCGCGAACGTCGCCGCCAAGGCCCGGAAGATCGGGAAGGCCTTCGCGTCGAACGCGGCCGGGACCGTGCTCGGCCAGCTGGTGCAGCTGGTCGCCATCCCGCTGCAGCTGCATCACCTCGGCGCCGCACAGTTCGGGCTGCTCGTGCTGTTCAACTCGCTGGTCGCGGCGGGCTCGCTGACCGACGGCGGCATCGGCCCCACGGTGCTGCGCTTCGTCGCCCGCGCCCACCACCTGCCCCGCGCGCTCGAGCACGTGGTCGCGTCGAGCTTCACCGTCATCCTGATGATCTCGGTGGCCGTGGCCGCCCTCGCGGTGGGCGGCACCTGGGCGTGGGTCGAATGGCACGGCACCGGCCCCGTGGCGGGCACGGTGGACCCGCTGCTGCTGTCGGCGCTGCTGGCCGCGGCGGTGGCGTCGTCGATGATCTCGTGGCTCGGCCTGAACACCCTGCGCGGTCTGCGGCACTACGGCGTGTTCGCGATGTGCGAAAGCATCCAGCGCGTGGTGCTGCCCCTCGTCTGCACGGGCATCGCCATCGTCACCCACGACGTGGGCGCGGTGCTGATCGCCCTGTGCGCATGGACGGCCGTCTCCGCCGTCGTCACCCTCGCGATCGCGGTGCGCCGCGCGCGGATCCGCCTGCACGTCACCACGAACCTGCGCTACTTCCGCCGGCACATGTTCGCCTTCAGCCGCTGGGTCTGGGCCCAGTCGATCTTCTCGTACGCCGGCACGCAGGCCGACCGCCTGATCGTCGCGGGCGCCATGAGCCTGTCGGCGCTCGGCATCTACGCCGTCGCGCTGAGCGCGGCCAACGCGCTCAGCGCCGCGCTCACCGCCGGCGCGGCCTTCCTGATGCCCGAGGCCGCGAGCCGCCTGAGCGACCGCGCCTGGCTCGCGAAGGCCTTCATGCGCTACACGCTGCTGTTCTCGGCCGTGTCCGCGGGCATCGTCGTGGCCTTCACCCCCGTCGCGCACCTGGCCCTCGACCTCTGGGTGGGCGCGCCGGTGGCCGTGCAGGTGCTGCCGATCCTGCTGCCGCTGCTGTGGACCATCAGCAACGCCGTGGCCAGCACCCCGAGCGGCCACATCCTGAACGCGATGGGCCACTCCAAGTACGTCGCCGTGACCGCCGCGGGCGCGAACACCTTCGTGCTGGCCGCGATGCTCGCGGGCGGCACCCTGTACGGCCTGTGGGGCGTGGTGGGCGCGAAGCTCTGCGCGATGCCCATCGGCTTCGCCATCCGCGCCTACACCGCGCGCCGCATCTTCGGCCTGCCGCACCCCGTGCTCGTCGCACTGAAGATGGTGTGGCCCACGCTGCTCGGCGCGCTC